Part of the Pseudodesulfovibrio hydrargyri genome is shown below.
CGCCCTTGCCCAAACATTCCCCGGCCAGCGGGGTGATGGCCCGCCACTGGTCGCGGTTGGTGTCCTGGAACTCGTCCACCAGCAGGTGGTGCAAGCGGCAGCCCAACCGGCAGTAGGCCTCGGACACGGCCCCGCCTTCGGCCAGAAGGTCGATGACGTGCCCGGCCACGCCGCTGTTCAGGACCATGCCCTGCTTGCGTTGCAGCTCCTCCAGCCCGTTTTCCAGGCGCAGGGCGATGTCGATGGCCGGGGCCAGGAAGTAGGCTCCGGCCAGGACGGCGCGGCTCTGGCGGTACTCGGCCCATTTGCCTTGCAGATGGGCGTAGAAGGACTCGGTGCGTTCGTCCACCAGTCCTTTGCCCTTGGCCAGGACGCAGTCCGCCACGGTGGTCTTCTTGATGGACGCGGAATCCGGGACCGGGTCGAACAGCTCCATGTCCAGGCAGTTGGTCAGGAAATCACGGAAATATTTATTCAGAGGCAGGCCGGTTTCCTCGGCGTGGGCACCCATGGCTTCAACCGATTGCCTGAAAGACGCGTACTCGCCGGTGAGCAGTTCGACGATGGCCGCTTGATCCGTCAGCAGGTCGCTTGATCGGGTTTCGACGCAGCCGGTCAGCTCGCGCAAGCGATCGCGGACCGTGTCCTGGACCCAGAAGCCGTTGCGCCCCTCCTGGCGGATGAGGGTGCCCACCGCACTGTCCAGCAGCCCCGCGGCGTTCTCGTCTTCCTCGCACAGAGCCAGGAAGTGGTCGAAGACCGCGTCGAACAGCTCGCGCTCGTCAAAGACGATCTCGAAGTCCGGGCGCACCCCGAATTCCAGGGCGAAGAGGCGGAGCAGGAGGACCAGCAGGGAATCGATGGTCCGGATGTTCAGCCTGTGGTAGCGGCGCAGGATCGCGCCCACCGTGGTCCGGGCCGTTTCCGGGGAGCAGGCCGGGTTTTCCTGGATGCCGAGCGCGCTCGCCTTGAGTCCGCCGACCACGCGCTCCTTCATCTCGGCGGCGGCCTTGTTGGTGAAGGTCACGGCCATGATCTCGGGCCAGGTGAATCCCCGGCCCGGCCGGTTGGTGCAGACGAACGGCGTATCCCGCTCGTCCGCGGCGTCCAGCAGGGCCAGGAAGCGGCGGGTCAGCTGGTACGTCTTGCCCGAGCCCGCCGAGGCCTTGACCTGTCGCAGTTCGGACACGGCTAGGCCTCGCTTCGCGCGGTCTTGCGGTTGCGGGTGCCGGACAACACGACCATGAGCACGGCGACGATGATCAGAGACGAGCCCGCGTAGCCGAGCAGGGAGAACTTCTCGCCGAACAGTCCGTAGGCCAGGATTGCGGCCACCAGCGGTTCGAAGGTGGCGATGACCGAGGCGTGGGTGGCGTCCATGCGCTTGAGGCCCGCGTAGTAGACCGAAAACGCGCCGTAGGAGGTGACCAGGGCCATGCCGATCAAAAGCAGCCACGCCTGGGGCGACTTGTCCACGAAATGGATGAACGGCCACAGCAGGAGCGCGCCGAAAGGCAGGGCGTAGACGAAGATGGTCGGCGTGGGATAACGGTACAGGAATTTCTTCCCGAAGATGTAGTAGAGGGCGTAGGTGAAGCCCGAGAGCAGCCCGGCGGCCAGGCCGAAGAGGTTCAGGTCGAAGGCCGAGCCGCTTGTCAGCTTGGGGCCCAGGCTGATGCAGGCCACACCCAGGATGGTCATGGCCACGCAGGCGGCCTTGATCAGGGTCATCTCCTCCTTGAGGACCAGCCGGGAGAGCAGGGCCACCCAGGCCGGGGCCGTGTACAGCAGCACGGCGGCCATGGCCATGCCCACGTCGCGGATGGCTATCTGGTAGGCCCCGTAGAACAGGGTCACGCAGATGACCCCGAAGCCGAGCAGGGCGGGCAGGTCAGAGCGGTGGGCCTTGAGCTGCCCGGCCACGGCGGCGTGGACCAGGAAGAACATCCAGCCGAACATGGCCCGCCAGAAGGCGATTTCCAGGGCGCTGACGCCCTCGGCCAGAACGAACTTGGTGAATACGCCGATGACGCCCCACATGAAGGCGGCGGCGAGGACATAGAGGAATCCGGTCATGGCTACAACTCGACCAGGGTCCCGGCCCCGGCTTTGGCGGCGCGTTCATAAATCAGGGCGGAGGCCATCACGTCGTGGGCGGCGATGCCCATGAGCACGGCCCCCCGGCGTCCCTTTCGCAGGGCGCGCTTGCCGCCCGCGCAGACCTCGCACATGTCCGCGTCGATCTCCTCGGGCAGGGGGTAACCGTTCCGGAAATAGGTGCCCGCTTCCTGGGTTCTTACGTATTGCTCGCGGTGGTCGCAGGTGAAGTGCGCGCCGGCGAAGACGTCCTCGTTCACGCAGGCATCGTAGTCCACGGCGATGACCAGGCAGTCGTCCTTGAGCCACTTCCTGCGCACGGGCCGGTCCGGCTCCTCGATCATGGGCGTGCAGGTGATCAGCACGTCGGCGTCGCGCACGGCGGTTTCGATGTCGGTGTGCAGGGAGAAGACCGCGCCCGGAAGCTGCGGGGCCATCTCGTCGATGAACCGCTGGACCGAGGGGGCGCGGAGGCCGCAGCAGCGGATCTCGTTCAACTCGGGGAAGACCTCCTTCATGGCCAGGAGATTGGTCCGGGCCTGGACGCCGGTTCCAACGATGGCCAGGCGGGAGGTCTCGGGGGCGCCGAAGTGGCGTGCGTAGACGCCCGACGCCGCGCCCGTGCGCCAGGCCGTGAGCCGGGCCGCGTCCATGATCGCCAGGGGCAGTCCGGTTTCGGGGTCGTTCACGACCATGACGCCGGAGATGTAGGGCAGCCCCTTGGCCGGGTTGGCCGGGTAGCCCGCGATGCACTTGACCCCGGCGCGGTCGATGCGCCCGCCGAGATGGCAGGGCATGGCGTGGATGAAACTGTCCTCGCGCGGGTGCACCCCGATCTTGGCGGGCATGCTGCCCAGCCCCTTGCCCAGGGCCGCGAAACCGGTCTCCACCGCGTCCATGAACTCGGCCATGGAGATCTCCAGGCGATCCATGTCCCCTGCCGATATGATGCGAACTTCCGAACCCATTTTACTCCCTTCGCGCCGCAATCAGTTCATTGAAACATCGCGCAAGGATGCTTCAATTTCCTTGCCAACGCAACCGGAAACCCTTGCCGGGGAGGGTGGTTGCGCGTATGCTCGACGCATGTTTTTCGAGGGGACGTTCAGCATCGACGCGTCCGGCGACGGCAGCCGCCTGGACCGGGCCCTCGAGGCGGTCATGCCCGGTTCCGGGCTGCGCCTGCGGCGTCGGCTGTGCGACGAAGGACACGTGTCGGTGGATGGCCGGGCCAGGAAGCCCGGCTACAAGGTCCGGGCCGGACAAACGGTGGAAATAGGGGAAGTGCGGGCAATGACGACAGCGGACGAACTGGGCCTGAGAATCGTCAGGTTGGAAGGGGGCTTCGCGGCCGTGAACAAGCCCGGCGGCGTGCACTCGGCGGCCATCTCGGGCAAGGACGAGCCCAGCGCCGAAGGCGTCCTGGCCGAACTGTTCCCGGGCTGCGAACCCGTGCTGCTCAAC
Proteins encoded:
- a CDS encoding DMT family transporter gives rise to the protein MTGFLYVLAAAFMWGVIGVFTKFVLAEGVSALEIAFWRAMFGWMFFLVHAAVAGQLKAHRSDLPALLGFGVICVTLFYGAYQIAIRDVGMAMAAVLLYTAPAWVALLSRLVLKEEMTLIKAACVAMTILGVACISLGPKLTSGSAFDLNLFGLAAGLLSGFTYALYYIFGKKFLYRYPTPTIFVYALPFGALLLWPFIHFVDKSPQAWLLLIGMALVTSYGAFSVYYAGLKRMDATHASVIATFEPLVAAILAYGLFGEKFSLLGYAGSSLIIVAVLMVVLSGTRNRKTARSEA
- a CDS encoding ornithine cyclodeaminase family protein produces the protein MDRLEISMAEFMDAVETGFAALGKGLGSMPAKIGVHPREDSFIHAMPCHLGGRIDRAGVKCIAGYPANPAKGLPYISGVMVVNDPETGLPLAIMDAARLTAWRTGAASGVYARHFGAPETSRLAIVGTGVQARTNLLAMKEVFPELNEIRCCGLRAPSVQRFIDEMAPQLPGAVFSLHTDIETAVRDADVLITCTPMIEEPDRPVRRKWLKDDCLVIAVDYDACVNEDVFAGAHFTCDHREQYVRTQEAGTYFRNGYPLPEEIDADMCEVCAGGKRALRKGRRGAVLMGIAAHDVMASALIYERAAKAGAGTLVEL